A section of the Solitalea canadensis DSM 3403 genome encodes:
- a CDS encoding nucleotide sugar dehydrogenase → MDNDKLKIAIVGLGYVGLPLAIEFAKKYSVLGYDINQTRVEELSNGIDRTLEANIEDLNETILKGKTSHVGIKFSSNIDDLKSNNIYILTVPTPIDQFNAPDLEPLLKASSMVGKILKRGDIVIYESTVYPGCTEEDCVPVLEKESGLIYNVDFYCGYSPERINPGDKINTLTKIKKVTSGSTAEIANKVDDLYGSIITVGTHKAASIKVAEASKAIENAQRDVNISFVNELSLIFDRIGIDTNDVIEAAGTKWNFLKYKPGLVGGHCIGVDPYYLAHKAQQLGYHPQVILSGRRVNNMMGQFVANKVIKLMIEKDHKIKGSKALIMGITFKENCPDVRNTKVVDIYNELVQYGLSVDIYDPWADKEEVKHEYGLQINNELDNDINYQAIVVAVAHDEFKTVCFKRFKDQNAVIFDTKAFLDRELVDARL, encoded by the coding sequence ATGGATAATGATAAATTAAAAATTGCAATAGTAGGATTAGGATATGTTGGACTGCCATTAGCTATTGAGTTTGCAAAAAAATATTCGGTGTTAGGTTATGACATCAATCAAACTAGGGTAGAAGAGTTAAGTAATGGAATAGATCGCACTCTGGAAGCTAATATTGAAGATTTGAATGAAACTATATTGAAAGGTAAAACTTCTCATGTTGGTATCAAATTTTCCAGTAATATAGATGATCTTAAGTCTAACAATATTTATATTCTTACTGTACCTACACCAATTGATCAGTTTAATGCACCTGATTTAGAACCTTTGTTAAAGGCATCTTCAATGGTGGGTAAAATTCTAAAGAGGGGAGATATTGTAATATATGAATCAACCGTTTACCCAGGATGCACTGAAGAAGATTGTGTTCCTGTACTAGAAAAAGAGAGTGGGTTAATCTATAATGTAGACTTTTATTGTGGCTACTCGCCTGAGAGAATTAATCCTGGAGATAAAATAAATACATTAACAAAAATTAAGAAAGTAACATCAGGTTCAACTGCTGAAATTGCTAATAAAGTTGATGATTTATATGGTTCAATTATAACCGTCGGAACTCATAAAGCAGCATCTATTAAAGTTGCAGAAGCTTCAAAAGCAATTGAAAATGCACAAAGAGATGTTAATATTTCATTTGTTAATGAACTTTCTTTAATATTTGATCGTATTGGCATTGATACCAATGATGTTATAGAGGCAGCAGGGACTAAGTGGAATTTCCTTAAATATAAGCCGGGGTTGGTGGGAGGACATTGTATTGGGGTTGATCCTTATTATTTAGCACATAAAGCACAACAATTAGGTTATCATCCACAGGTAATTTTATCAGGTCGTCGAGTTAATAATATGATGGGACAGTTTGTTGCCAACAAGGTAATTAAATTGATGATTGAAAAAGACCACAAAATAAAAGGCTCAAAAGCTTTGATTATGGGTATTACCTTTAAGGAAAACTGTCCGGATGTACGAAATACAAAAGTCGTTGATATTTATAATGAACTAGTTCAATATGGTTTGAGTGTAGATATTTACGATCCATGGGCTGATAAAGAAGAGGTGAAGCATGAGTATGGACTGCAGATAAACAATGAGCTTGATAATGATATTAACTATCAAGCTATTGTTGTAGCAGTTGCTCATGATGAATTTAAAACTGTGTGTTTTAAAAGGTTTAAAGATCAAAATGCAGTTATCTTTGATACAAAAGCTTTTTTAGATCGAGAATTGGTTGATGCACGCTTATAA
- the wecB gene encoding non-hydrolyzing UDP-N-acetylglucosamine 2-epimerase codes for MTDNNTYNTKFKLILVAGARPNFMKIAPLMHALRDNRYIHPILVHTGQHYDEKMSDLFFKQLSIPNPDVNLEVGSGSHATQTARIMEGFEKVCLDIKPDMVLVVGDVNSTVACTLVASKLGIRTAHYEAGLRSHDRSMPEEINRLVTDSISDYFFTTSQDADANLLKEGVDKEKIHMVGNLMIDTLIKALPHVDNSCQTFNLLNKDQLIQMGRDIVKGNYGIMTFHRPSNVDNKEVLAKLVSIWGGISSEIPLVFPIHPRTFKNIVEFGLLERINNYKNLFLIESLGYFEFIGLVKDSLFVLTDSGGIQEETTHLNIPCLTVRPNTERPVTITEGSNELIKIDEIEANIRQILNGFGKSGRNPKYWDGNTANRIINIIENTFELELIH; via the coding sequence ATGACTGACAACAATACTTACAACACTAAATTCAAATTAATATTAGTTGCAGGAGCGAGGCCAAATTTTATGAAGATTGCGCCTTTAATGCATGCTCTAAGAGATAATAGATATATACATCCCATTCTTGTCCACACTGGACAACATTATGATGAGAAAATGTCTGATCTATTCTTTAAACAATTGAGTATCCCAAATCCAGATGTCAACTTAGAGGTTGGATCCGGCTCGCATGCTACACAAACTGCAAGAATAATGGAAGGTTTCGAAAAAGTTTGTTTGGATATTAAACCTGACATGGTATTAGTTGTAGGTGACGTGAATAGTACTGTTGCTTGTACCTTAGTTGCCTCAAAACTTGGTATAAGAACAGCCCATTATGAGGCAGGCTTGAGAAGTCATGACCGCTCTATGCCCGAAGAAATTAACAGATTAGTCACAGATTCTATTTCTGATTATTTTTTTACAACAAGTCAAGATGCAGATGCGAACCTCTTGAAGGAAGGAGTCGATAAAGAAAAAATTCATATGGTTGGCAATCTTATGATTGACACTTTGATTAAAGCATTACCTCATGTTGATAATTCTTGTCAAACTTTCAATCTATTAAATAAAGACCAACTTATTCAAATGGGGAGGGATATAGTAAAGGGAAATTATGGTATAATGACTTTTCATCGTCCTTCTAATGTTGATAATAAAGAGGTGTTAGCTAAGTTAGTTAGTATTTGGGGGGGCATTTCATCTGAAATACCATTAGTTTTTCCGATTCATCCTCGAACTTTTAAAAATATAGTTGAATTCGGGCTTTTAGAAAGGATCAATAACTATAAGAACCTCTTTTTAATAGAATCTTTAGGTTATTTTGAGTTTATTGGTTTGGTAAAAGATTCTTTATTTGTTTTAACGGATTCAGGAGGAATTCAAGAAGAGACAACTCATTTAAATATTCCCTGCCTTACAGTAAGGCCTAATACAGAACGTCCTGTGACAATAACAGAAGGTAGTAATGAATTAATTAAAATTGATGAAATAGAGGCAAATATTCGCCAAATTTTAAATGGTTTTGGTAAAAGCGGTCGCAATCCTAAGTATTGGGATGGAAATACAGCTAACAGAATTATAAATATAATTGAAAATACGTTTGAATTAGAGTTAATTCATTAA
- a CDS encoding sugar 3,4-ketoisomerase, with amino-acid sequence MQGVRLVNLPKILDERGNLSFMEEKNHFPFEIKRTYWIYDVPGGEVRGGHSYISNQEFIIALSGSFDVVLSDGKESKTFSLNRSYYGLLVPNNVWRHMENFSTNSLAFVVASTDFNEDDYVRDYNVFLKTKNN; translated from the coding sequence ATGCAAGGAGTTAGATTGGTCAATCTACCAAAGATTCTAGATGAACGTGGCAATCTTTCTTTTATGGAAGAGAAAAATCACTTTCCTTTTGAAATAAAACGCACCTACTGGATTTACGATGTTCCTGGCGGTGAAGTTAGAGGTGGGCACAGTTATATAAGTAACCAAGAGTTTATTATTGCTTTGAGTGGAAGCTTTGATGTTGTATTGAGCGATGGAAAGGAATCCAAAACTTTTTCATTAAATCGTTCATATTATGGTTTATTGGTCCCGAATAATGTCTGGAGACATATGGAAAATTTCTCAACTAATTCTTTAGCTTTTGTAGTAGCTTCTACAGATTTTAATGAGGATGACTATGTTAGAGATTATAATGTATTTCTAAAGACTAAGAATAATTGA
- a CDS encoding sugar 3,4-ketoisomerase produces the protein MNTVYDCSIYVLPKIKNRAGNITPVHNNVEIPFSVKRVFYLYDIPGGESRGAHAHKECHQFLVASSGSFEVLLDDGKTQRLVQLNRPYIGLHIPPGIWASEVNFSSGSICLVLASHTYDEKDYIRNYQEYLNYKNEY, from the coding sequence ATGAATACAGTCTATGATTGTTCGATTTATGTACTCCCTAAAATTAAAAATCGGGCAGGAAATATAACGCCCGTGCATAATAATGTGGAAATCCCATTCTCTGTAAAAAGAGTTTTTTATCTATATGATATACCAGGAGGAGAGTCTCGAGGAGCCCATGCTCATAAAGAGTGTCATCAATTTTTAGTTGCTTCAAGCGGAAGTTTTGAAGTATTACTGGATGATGGCAAAACCCAAAGATTAGTTCAGTTGAACAGGCCATATATTGGGTTACATATTCCTCCCGGGATTTGGGCATCTGAAGTTAATTTTTCATCAGGTTCTATATGTTTAGTATTAGCCTCTCATACTTATGATGAGAAGGACTATATACGTAATTATCAAGAATATTTAAACTACAAAAATGAGTACTAA
- a CDS encoding acyltransferase → MSTKIHPLSDVQTDQIGENTKIWQYCVILEGAQIGSNCNVNFNVFIENDVIIGNNVTIKPGVQIWDGITIEDDVFIGPNVTFTNDIYPRSKKYPEAFIKTKICKGASIGANATILAGVEIGEYSLIGAGSVVTKNVQPFTIWYGNPAIQKGIISKEGKKQ, encoded by the coding sequence ATGAGTACTAAAATTCATCCTTTATCAGATGTACAAACTGATCAGATTGGGGAGAATACAAAAATTTGGCAGTATTGTGTAATACTTGAAGGTGCGCAAATTGGTAGTAATTGTAATGTTAATTTCAATGTGTTTATAGAAAATGATGTAATTATAGGAAATAATGTTACTATTAAACCCGGTGTACAAATATGGGATGGGATTACAATTGAAGATGACGTTTTTATAGGACCAAACGTGACCTTCACCAATGACATATATCCAAGGTCAAAAAAATATCCTGAAGCTTTTATCAAAACAAAAATCTGCAAAGGAGCCTCAATTGGGGCCAATGCCACAATTTTGGCAGGAGTTGAAATTGGTGAATATTCCTTAATTGGTGCAGGAAGTGTTGTTACTAAAAATGTTCAGCCTTTTACTATATGGTATGGAAATCCTGCCATACAGAAAGGTATAATATCTAAAGAAGGGAAAAAACAGTAA
- a CDS encoding DegT/DnrJ/EryC1/StrS family aminotransferase: MIKFLDLLKVNQQYETEIKSAFNQVFESGWYILGENLKRFEDEYARFCGVKHCIGVANGLDALVLVIRAYKELGVFQEGDEIIVPSNTYIASILAISETKLIPVLVEPDVRTFNLDPTKIEQAITPRTKGILPVHLYGQLADMELIHQVAKKYNLIVIEDAAQSHGAIANGKRSGNFGHAAGHSFYPGKNLGALGDAGAVTTNDDQLATTIRAIANYGSEKKYHNLYKGINSRLDELQAAILSAKLRLLDEESAVRRKVASMYLAGINNSKIQLPYWDRTENHVFHLFVVRVKDRGNFQEYLTSKGIQTVIHYPIPPHKQIAYEEWSGLSFPISESIHNEVISLPMTSVLSKDEITTVINVLNEY, translated from the coding sequence ATGATCAAATTTCTTGACTTATTGAAAGTCAACCAACAATACGAGACGGAAATAAAAAGTGCCTTTAATCAGGTTTTCGAATCTGGCTGGTATATACTTGGTGAAAATTTAAAACGTTTCGAAGATGAATATGCTCGTTTTTGTGGAGTAAAACATTGTATTGGTGTTGCGAACGGTCTAGATGCATTAGTTCTAGTCATAAGAGCATATAAGGAGTTGGGTGTTTTTCAAGAGGGCGATGAAATTATTGTCCCTTCAAATACGTATATAGCAAGTATCCTCGCTATTTCAGAAACCAAGCTGATTCCTGTTTTAGTAGAGCCTGATGTGAGAACATTTAACCTGGATCCAACTAAGATTGAGCAAGCGATTACCCCAAGAACGAAAGGAATATTACCTGTTCACTTGTATGGTCAGTTAGCCGATATGGAACTAATCCACCAAGTAGCCAAAAAGTACAATTTAATCGTAATTGAAGACGCTGCGCAATCACATGGAGCCATTGCTAATGGGAAAAGATCGGGCAACTTCGGACATGCAGCAGGACATTCATTCTATCCAGGAAAGAATCTTGGAGCATTAGGAGATGCTGGTGCCGTGACCACTAATGATGATCAATTAGCAACTACTATTAGAGCCATTGCCAACTATGGTTCAGAAAAAAAGTATCATAATCTATACAAAGGTATAAATAGCAGGTTAGATGAATTACAGGCAGCAATCTTGTCTGCCAAATTACGTCTGTTAGATGAAGAAAGTGCGGTAAGAAGGAAAGTAGCTTCAATGTATTTAGCAGGGATTAACAACTCGAAAATTCAATTGCCGTATTGGGATCGCACAGAAAATCACGTGTTCCATTTATTTGTTGTGCGTGTCAAAGACAGAGGGAATTTCCAAGAATATCTCACATCGAAGGGCATTCAAACAGTAATTCACTACCCTATTCCGCCTCATAAACAAATTGCCTATGAAGAGTGGAGTGGCTTAAGTTTCCCTATATCTGAAAGCATCCATAATGAAGTGATAAGCTTGCCCATGACTTCTGTTCTAAGCAAAGATGAGATTACTACTGTAATTAATGTATTAAATGAATACTAA
- a CDS encoding acyltransferase, with translation MIQGSRNTKYKLLSSCLYVVGKPKRHQPAILKGDGRIIFGMQVNIGIPSSPAFFTTYAYIDARKKHSVILIKDHVWINNNACLISEGEGITIGSNVLIGTNFNAYDSDFHELRADRRIGGNPKTAPIIIEDNVFIGSNVTVLKGVTIGRNAVIANGSLVTKSIPNDVIAGGVPCKVLKSLI, from the coding sequence ATGATCCAAGGCAGTAGAAATACAAAATATAAATTGTTATCAAGTTGTTTATATGTAGTAGGTAAACCAAAGCGTCATCAACCTGCTATTCTAAAAGGAGATGGGCGGATTATTTTTGGAATGCAGGTGAACATTGGTATACCATCGTCACCTGCTTTCTTTACAACCTATGCTTACATAGACGCCCGAAAAAAACATTCTGTTATATTAATCAAGGATCATGTATGGATTAATAATAATGCATGTTTAATTAGTGAGGGAGAGGGCATTACTATTGGTTCTAATGTATTAATTGGTACAAATTTCAATGCATATGACAGTGATTTTCATGAATTGCGAGCTGATAGGCGAATCGGCGGTAACCCAAAGACGGCACCAATTATAATTGAAGATAATGTTTTTATAGGGTCAAATGTTACAGTATTGAAAGGAGTTACAATTGGTAGGAATGCTGTTATAGCCAATGGATCTCTTGTAACGAAATCAATTCCTAATGATGTGATAGCGGGTGGTGTTCCATGTAAGGTGCTGAAGTCGTTGATTTAA
- a CDS encoding O-antigen translocase, whose translation MKKIIKSDLARVFSLNALSTLIKMLTGFISIKVVAMLVGPVGIALLGQLNNFSSIVLTVSTGGINSGVTKYIAENAGNESANRRYLRSAFWITFILSICCGLVLILGSGFFAESLLKEPQYTIIFIVFGFTIILYALNNLLVSILNGYKEFKKYVIVNISSSIVGLIFSIVLVYFWGVFGALLSAVTYQSIIFLITLMIVVKSKWFKMHNFFGRFNLPAAKNLSKYSLMALVSTAVIPVGQIIIRNFITKHLSIDSAGLWEGMNRISSMYLMVITTSLSVYYLPRLSEIKTDIELNNEIIHTYKVVMPPLIIISGAIYVSRHFIIQVLFNDKFSEMENLFPFQLIGDVFKVASWILGYQFVAKARATAYVLMEVLFSIGFILLAMFFIAKWGNIGATIAYSLNYIMYFVVMLIIFRKLLFTTSERK comes from the coding sequence GTGAAGAAAATAATTAAAAGTGATTTAGCAAGGGTATTCTCTCTGAATGCACTATCTACCTTAATAAAAATGCTCACCGGCTTTATAAGTATTAAGGTAGTTGCTATGTTAGTTGGCCCGGTAGGAATAGCGTTGTTAGGACAGTTAAACAACTTTAGTTCAATAGTATTAACTGTTTCAACAGGTGGTATCAACAGTGGTGTAACAAAATATATAGCTGAAAATGCCGGTAATGAATCTGCCAATAGAAGATATCTACGCAGTGCATTTTGGATAACCTTCATTTTATCTATTTGTTGCGGCTTAGTATTAATATTAGGAAGTGGTTTTTTTGCCGAATCACTATTAAAAGAACCTCAATACACCATCATTTTTATCGTTTTTGGATTCACAATTATTTTATATGCGCTTAATAATTTATTGGTTTCAATATTAAATGGCTACAAAGAATTCAAAAAATATGTGATTGTAAATATTTCCAGCAGTATTGTGGGGCTCATCTTTTCTATTGTACTCGTTTATTTTTGGGGTGTGTTTGGAGCGCTATTATCGGCTGTTACCTATCAATCAATTATATTCCTTATTACACTTATGATTGTCGTTAAATCGAAATGGTTTAAGATGCATAACTTTTTCGGAAGATTTAATTTGCCGGCCGCTAAAAACTTATCAAAATATTCGTTGATGGCACTTGTTAGTACAGCTGTAATTCCAGTAGGACAAATTATTATTAGAAATTTTATTACAAAGCATTTATCAATTGATAGTGCAGGGCTCTGGGAAGGCATGAACAGAATTTCTTCAATGTATTTAATGGTAATTACCACTTCGCTGAGTGTTTATTATTTGCCTCGTTTATCAGAGATAAAGACAGATATAGAATTGAATAATGAAATTATACATACCTATAAAGTTGTTATGCCACCATTAATTATTATTTCTGGGGCTATTTATGTTTCTAGGCATTTCATTATTCAAGTATTATTCAATGACAAATTTTCAGAAATGGAAAATCTGTTTCCGTTTCAGTTGATAGGTGATGTATTTAAAGTGGCTAGTTGGATATTGGGATACCAATTTGTTGCGAAAGCAAGAGCGACAGCATATGTGTTAATGGAAGTGTTGTTTAGCATTGGATTTATCTTATTGGCCATGTTTTTTATTGCCAAATGGGGAAATATTGGGGCCACAATTGCATATAGTCTTAATTACATTATGTATTTTGTAGTGATGTTAATCATATTTAGAAAGCTATTATTTACTACCAGTGAAAGGAAATAA
- a CDS encoding glycosyltransferase family protein — translation MKGNKLKNICFFYPSKNVGGAQLLFVRLAIELSLIEGLNIKVIDYSEGFLTKQLANTPNVSLIPFVNGKAKIDFETILITPLSYIADIEYLVDFNIQEVKLLFWAIHPDNLKDSLYAKGRKIFINKAQLRHYIVTLSEKGNIIYMDGANFYSVVKELDINFKPFYLPIPVDIKEQSKVRIKKDKVLNLGWLGRISYDKINSLYKIIDEVRFFSELKKFNIHLHIIGDGEEKEDLITYLKKSNVSYTLAGTLMNQYLDNYIIENIDLGVAMGTSCIEFASRKIPVFLIDFSHDRFPNDYKYNWLFETEDYTLGSNVNSISERKNSFEQLIKQFSDDNKLGEKCYLYTLNNHYIKNVLNSLLLHCEDLVACDRNEWKMFQKKINPILYKISYKLYRKLKFKM, via the coding sequence GTGAAAGGAAATAAATTGAAGAATATATGCTTTTTTTACCCTAGTAAGAATGTGGGGGGAGCACAATTGCTTTTCGTAAGACTGGCAATTGAGCTTTCTCTAATAGAAGGATTAAATATTAAAGTGATTGATTACAGTGAAGGTTTTTTAACTAAACAGCTCGCAAATACTCCTAATGTGTCATTAATTCCATTTGTCAATGGGAAAGCAAAAATTGATTTTGAAACAATATTAATTACACCCCTATCTTATATTGCGGATATTGAATACCTTGTTGACTTTAATATTCAGGAAGTTAAATTATTATTTTGGGCAATTCATCCTGATAATCTTAAAGATTCTTTATATGCGAAAGGTCGGAAAATTTTTATCAATAAAGCTCAACTGAGGCATTATATAGTGACTTTATCAGAAAAGGGCAATATAATTTATATGGATGGTGCAAATTTTTATTCAGTTGTAAAGGAGTTAGATATAAATTTTAAACCATTTTACTTGCCAATTCCTGTAGATATAAAGGAACAATCTAAAGTAAGAATTAAAAAGGATAAAGTATTAAATCTTGGTTGGTTAGGAAGAATTTCATATGATAAAATCAATTCTCTATATAAGATTATTGATGAAGTCAGGTTTTTTTCAGAATTGAAGAAATTCAATATTCATTTACACATCATCGGGGATGGAGAAGAAAAAGAAGATTTAATTACTTACCTAAAGAAGTCCAATGTTTCATATACTTTAGCAGGAACTTTAATGAATCAATATTTGGATAATTACATTATTGAAAATATTGACTTGGGTGTTGCTATGGGAACTTCTTGCATAGAATTTGCATCAAGAAAAATACCCGTTTTTTTAATTGATTTTTCGCACGATAGATTTCCAAATGATTATAAATATAACTGGCTTTTTGAGACAGAGGATTACACATTAGGAAGTAATGTAAATAGCATAAGTGAAAGAAAAAATTCTTTTGAACAATTAATTAAACAGTTTAGTGATGATAATAAACTTGGAGAAAAATGTTACTTATACACATTGAATAACCATTACATTAAAAATGTTTTAAATAGTTTATTACTCCATTGTGAAGATTTGGTAGCATGTGATAGAAACGAATGGAAGATGTTTCAAAAGAAAATTAATCCAATCCTATATAAAATTTCTTATAAACTCTATCGGAAATTGAAGTTTAAAATGTAG
- a CDS encoding glycosyl hydrolase family 28-related protein: protein MKMYFLWMFIGLFLVNKSYAINGLNEIINVKDYGAKGDGKTDDTKSLNRAFAAAATKNATLVFDSKTYLFTSITVKGTKESNIKKLIVSGNNAELKSISNGNDNVMSFYFVDSLKLTSLRVTGNMNNQTNGNGIGVYYCKEFRIENCEIVNCKYSGLTVGWVKNAIISNNKIHNNGDGSFASDGITIHSLEGGDISNNVLYENNPKSNQDGDGIHISQSQYGSEGYYNPQSLKRINIVGNLSYNHGRRGIKIQRSNVFVSENILCNNLIGIQVARNEKIENIQLINNFIISCQKGIGTDGAKLINIENLDIRDNEIVNFYKAIGIQINDSKNVNIEFNNFHNSANNDLDIDVNDNVQDINVKSRKAISLKGNQKVNYALTRNEKSNLDPLKEITNTNMLFAELNETIKLSYDFCTKKKPFIAIPKDKSSKRKFNLKLELICASSHLIKKVSYNSNQIVVAMIGNNNLNLYKIVLK from the coding sequence ATGAAAATGTACTTTTTATGGATGTTCATAGGTTTATTCTTAGTAAATAAATCTTATGCTATTAATGGTTTAAATGAGATTATTAATGTGAAAGATTATGGAGCAAAGGGCGATGGTAAAACGGACGATACTAAAAGTTTAAATCGTGCATTTGCTGCCGCTGCCACTAAAAATGCGACATTAGTTTTTGATTCTAAAACGTATCTATTTACTAGTATTACAGTAAAGGGTACGAAAGAATCAAATATTAAAAAACTCATTGTTAGCGGAAATAATGCAGAACTCAAATCGATTTCTAATGGAAATGATAATGTTATGTCTTTTTACTTTGTAGATAGTTTAAAACTAACTTCTCTTAGAGTAACTGGTAATATGAACAATCAAACCAATGGAAATGGCATTGGAGTTTATTACTGTAAAGAGTTCAGAATAGAGAATTGTGAGATTGTTAATTGTAAGTATAGTGGTCTAACGGTTGGATGGGTTAAGAATGCTATTATTTCTAATAATAAGATTCATAATAATGGAGATGGAAGTTTTGCTTCCGATGGTATAACTATTCATTCGTTAGAAGGAGGGGATATTTCAAATAATGTCTTATATGAAAACAATCCTAAATCAAATCAGGATGGAGATGGGATCCATATTTCTCAAAGCCAATATGGTTCAGAGGGTTATTATAATCCTCAATCTTTAAAAAGGATTAATATAGTTGGGAACTTGAGTTATAACCATGGAAGACGAGGTATAAAAATTCAGCGTTCAAATGTTTTTGTATCAGAAAATATTCTATGCAATAATTTAATAGGTATTCAAGTTGCCAGAAATGAAAAAATTGAAAATATTCAGTTAATCAATAATTTCATTATATCTTGTCAAAAAGGAATTGGAACAGATGGAGCTAAGTTAATTAATATTGAAAACCTGGATATTAGAGATAACGAAATTGTAAATTTTTATAAGGCGATTGGGATACAAATTAATGATTCTAAAAATGTGAATATAGAATTCAATAATTTCCATAATTCAGCAAATAACGATCTTGATATCGATGTAAATGACAATGTTCAGGATATTAATGTAAAAAGTAGAAAAGCCATAAGTTTGAAGGGTAATCAAAAGGTAAATTATGCACTCACTCGAAATGAAAAATCTAATTTAGATCCTCTAAAGGAAATTACAAATACGAATATGTTGTTTGCGGAATTGAATGAAACTATAAAATTGAGCTACGATTTTTGTACGAAAAAAAAACCATTTATAGCAATTCCAAAAGATAAATCTTCAAAGAGAAAATTTAATCTCAAACTCGAACTTATCTGTGCTTCCTCTCATCTAATAAAAAAGGTATCTTACAACTCCAATCAAATAGTTGTTGCTATGATAGGAAATAATAATTTGAATTTATATAAAATTGTTTTGAAGTAG
- a CDS encoding O-antigen ligase family protein, with translation MGESVIQKEKKKQRDNPLFSVYFFVGALFNFQYLFEAFSIHIPVVSIFYLLGFFLIALKFKKDFYINKSLLFFSTIFIGWYLISYLLNFKSEYSNYKVTMLLTKIIPLLLIGSFLKTRKSVLAFFKGYCYTQIVFIIIVFFICITQINTFNVNTRLIVGGLNPIWIIRVSYECVLIYFIVLGERGRNLLLLILATLPILYATGSKGPFLSFLLVSSLYFISTIKKKYIYLILIVLGTSIVFISAYVSSNEESYITQRFFRAVPDGSSEEIFEESRVVVWPLTLIKMSELDFSRLLFGQGVGNFSKFYFGRESDMRYYPHNFFLELAVEQGIGLIIIFFIWIIWFWIKSKNEFKYIFLFVLINSMFSGDIILNEMIFFYLGLLVNYEEKPKEIIV, from the coding sequence ATGGGTGAAAGTGTTATTCAGAAAGAGAAAAAAAAACAACGAGACAATCCATTGTTTTCTGTTTATTTTTTTGTTGGAGCCTTATTTAATTTCCAATATTTGTTTGAAGCTTTCTCTATTCACATCCCGGTTGTCTCCATATTTTATTTATTAGGATTTTTCTTAATAGCTTTAAAATTTAAAAAGGATTTTTACATAAATAAATCACTTCTTTTTTTTAGTACAATTTTTATCGGGTGGTATTTGATTAGCTATTTGTTGAATTTCAAAAGTGAATATTCCAACTATAAGGTAACAATGCTTCTTACAAAAATTATTCCTTTACTTTTAATTGGAAGTTTTTTAAAAACCAGGAAAAGTGTATTAGCCTTTTTTAAAGGGTACTGTTACACTCAAATTGTTTTTATTATTATAGTTTTTTTCATCTGTATAACTCAAATAAATACTTTTAATGTTAATACAAGATTAATTGTAGGTGGATTAAATCCAATTTGGATTATACGCGTTAGCTATGAGTGTGTTCTTATCTATTTTATAGTTTTAGGAGAAAGGGGAAGAAATTTACTTTTGTTAATATTAGCAACCCTTCCGATACTTTATGCTACAGGCTCCAAAGGCCCTTTTCTGTCATTTCTTTTGGTTTCATCTTTATATTTTATTTCTACTATAAAGAAGAAATATATCTATTTGATACTTATAGTCTTGGGTACTAGTATTGTATTTATATCTGCCTACGTTTCCTCAAATGAAGAATCTTATATAACACAAAGATTTTTTAGAGCGGTTCCTGATGGTTCCTCTGAGGAAATCTTTGAAGAAAGTAGAGTTGTGGTTTGGCCGTTGACATTAATAAAAATGAGTGAGTTGGATTTTTCGCGGTTATTATTTGGACAAGGAGTAGGTAACTTTTCTAAATTTTATTTTGGAAGAGAATCTGATATGCGATATTATCCACACAACTTTTTTCTTGAACTAGCAGTTGAGCAAGGTATTGGATTAATAATAATTTTTTTTATATGGATAATATGGTTTTGGATTAAATCGAAAAATGAATTTAAGTATATATTTCTGTTTGTTTTAATTAATTCAATGTTTTCAGGAGATATTATTTTAAATGAAATGATCTTTTTTTATCTAGGTTTACTTGTAAATTATGAAGAAAAACCTAAGGAAATTATTGTTTAA